AATTGCCTTTATTCAAATCCTTTTTTTCAATTACAAAAAAAGCTGCAACATCTGCCCAGAAAACGTTTAACAAAGTGGTTAGTGCGACTAGAAATGCCGCTACTCGAGCTTATTGGAGGAGCAGCTCTTGGTGCTGTGTGTTGATGAATTGCTGAAACTAGTTGTAGACCGGACTGAACAAATCGCGGAATTCGATACACTATTAGCACGCCTTGAAAAAACCTTAAAAGGCATCCAACCAGTGTTTCTTAAGATCATGTAGTTGAACAATCGTCCTGTAGAAGAGTGCACAATGCTCAGAAGCTTGCTAGATAAAGGGAAGGTGCTCGTAATTTCGCCAGGAACTCAGGAAGTTTCTTTGTAATTTAGCTGATCCCGATCCCAACACTTACCCTCTTCCAATCTACAACGGTAATGGCAATCACGCCTACAATATCGGAGACGATACTGATGGAATCTTCACCTCCGACGGTCCACTGCTTTCGCCTCCGACTGAAATGAAACGCGATGAAGGTTTCGCTCTTCGTGGATGGCGCCGGTGAGGTTCAATCTGCACTTGATCTTGTTCAATTTCTTATAGATCGTCTGGTATATGTTTATGTTTAGTGAGAGAGagggagaagaagaaggagagagTTTAGTGAGAGGACtggtttgagagagagagagagtttcgGGTTTATAATATctacacaattagtccctgcaaATATGAATGACAAAAAATTttgcacatgaccaaatttaactgaaaaaactaactggattaggcctaaaggacaaaacgtgtatgatttgaaaacataaagtataaaactcgtcaattttaaacataaaggacatcacctgaaaatgggtataaagataaaggacaatccttgaaattcactctctTTTTATTTAACGAAGAACTGGAAATTGTACAaacttaaaaagaaaacaaagtttcCATGAGGGCTAATGCAACCATCCTACTCAGGGTTAATAATGCTGATCATTCACACCAGATCCCCAAATCTAGCCCGATCGAATGTCTTAGTGAAAAGGTCTACATAGTTGTCAACTCTAACTACTTCTATTAACCCCTTTTCAGCATAGTCATGTATAAAAagatgcctaacatctatgtgtTTTGTGCGTGAGTGATGTATTGGGTTATTTGTTATGGAAATAGCCAAATTCTTATCAACCATAATGGGAGTTTGTGTAAAAGTCAAACAGTAATCCCGCACTTATTAGTGTATCCACAAGACTTGAGCACAACAGCTCGAAGCGGAGGTATACTCTGCTTCACAAGTGGATAACGACACAGCAAGCTGCTTCTTGCAATGCCAGGATACCACCCGAGGTTGATTTCCTATTAATTGGGCACGCACCAAAATCCGCATCTTCATACGCTATCAAGTCTAAGCCACCCACAACAAGATACCACAATCCTAGCTTTGGCTCACCTttcaaatagcgaaaaatccATTTAACCGCTTTTAAATGGGGTTTCTTCGGATTAGCTTGGTATCTGGCACAAAAACATACGGAAAACAttatgtcaggacgtgaagcggTAAGATACGTTAATGaaccaatcatagcacgatataCAGAAGGATCCACTTCGGGATCTTTTTCCTTTTCGTCCAATAACTTATGATTGGTGGGCAACGAAGTTTCATAAGGCAGATTGTCTTCCATGTTGAATCATTTTAGAATCTCCTGAACGTATTTCGTCTAATGAATGTACGTCTCATTCTTCTCTTGATTCACCTGCAATCTAAGAAAAAGTGACAGCTCCCCCCATTGCACTCAGGAAATCTCTCCAGCCAAAACTCTTGAAAGTCCAGATCCGGTGGATTTAGACGGAAGTTTGGATAAGATAGAGCTAGTTCGGTAGAAATCTCATAAGAATAAGAAGAAGTAGAAAGATCACATTCATACCGAAAGAGCATACATCGTTGACATGCTGGAGAGAGCATCAGGCAATCTCTCCAGCCAAAACTCCAAAAGCTTCCGAAACATAACAATTATGAACACATGACCATTATATATAGACATGAGGTTTGGGATGGATGTGCTTGTCCGTGCGGATGAGCTTCATCCGTACAAAACACTCTCATCCTCTCCAAAGTCATGTGTTCGTATCTCAACTATATAATATTCAACACAtgctctatctagcctattcgcacagtggTGGACATACATAATATGTACTAATAGATCCCCCTTGGCCGTCATTGTCGAATCTTGATCTTCAAATATGAGAGCCATATTAGAATATTTT
This is a stretch of genomic DNA from Helianthus annuus cultivar XRQ/B chromosome 16, HanXRQr2.0-SUNRISE, whole genome shotgun sequence. It encodes these proteins:
- the LOC110881910 gene encoding uncharacterized mitochondrial protein AtMg00240-like, with protein sequence MEDNLPYETSLPTNHKLLDEKEKDPEVDPSVYRAMIGSLTYLTASRPDIMFSVCFCARYQANPKKPHLKAVKWIFRYLKGEPKLGLWYLVVGGLDLIAYEDADFGACPINRKSTSGGILALQEAACCVVIHL